The Polaribacter sp. Q13 sequence GGACTGATATTTTAGTTCTTAATTATATTCTTAATTTATAAAAATAAAAAAAGGAACTCAAATTGAGTTCCTTTTTTTAAATATGATATCAACAATTATTAATTATTGTTTTTTTCATCCTCCTCTTTAGAAGTTTTATTCCAAACTTTAATATCATCATCTTTGGTAACACCTTCTAAGATTTCTACATTTACACCGTCTGAAGTACCTAACTTAACATCTTTTTTATCAAACTTTCCTTCTGCATTTTTAATTTCTACGTAAGGTAATTCTGTTTTTCTATCAAACTGTAATAAAGACTCTTTAATAGATAAAACACTGTCTTTTTTCTCTAAAACAATTTCGGCATTTGCACTATAACCTGCTCTAATAAAATGCTCATCATCTAAAGAAACATCTGCTTTTATTTTAAACTGAACAGCACCTGCTTCTTCTGTTCCTTTTGGAGCAATGAAGTTTAAAACTGCTGGAAATTTCTTGTTTTCGATAGCACCTAAAGAAATTTCTATTTTTGTTCCTTTTACTAATTTACCAACTTCAGATTCGTCAACTTTACCTTCAAAAATCATTTTAGTCATATCTGCAATTGTAGCAATTGTAGTACCTGCACTAAAGCCATTCGTTTCTACAACTTGATACCCTTTTTTAACAGGAATTTCTACCACCATACCAGAAGTTGTTGCTCTAATATTTGTATTTGCGCCAGAAGAACCTGCAGATCCTTTTTTAATAATCTGATAATCATTTTGTGCATTACGTAAATCGTTTTGTGCTTGATTATAAGAAAGCTCTAAGGTTTCAAATTCTTGACGAGAAATTACGCCTTTATCAAATAAATTTTTATTTCTGTTGTATTGTATTTTTGCATTATTTAACTGAATTTGAACAGAATTAATACGTCCTTTTGCACTTGTTAAAGATTGCTCATTTGGCACAACTCTTACAGTAGCTAACAAGTCTCCTGCCTTTACAATAGCACCTTCCTCAACAACTATTTTATCTATAATACCTGCTATTTGTGGTTTTATTTCCACTTCTTCTAACGGGGTTACTTTACCGGTAGCAACACTTTTTCTAATGATTGTTGCTTTAAAAGCTTTTTCTGTTTTGTATTCTATTGGTGACGCACTGTTCTTTTTACCAAACCAAATTAATACTGCTATTAGTGCAACAGCTATTCCTCCAAAAATGATTACTTTTTTCATTTATCTTCTATTTATTCTAGTTAGTTGATTTTTTTTATTCTTCTCTTAATGCGTCTATTGGTTTCACAATTGTTGCCATATATGCAGGTATAAATCCTATTAATGTTCCTAAAACTACTAAAACTGTATACGCAATTAATACAATTGGAATATCTACGGTTGGGTTAACAAGAAAGTCTACAAAATTATCTAGAAGCATTAAAATTAATCCGCCTCCAATAATTCCTAAAGAACCAGCTAGCAACGTTAAAAACAATGATTCTAATATAATTTGTTGTCTTACCTTATTTGGTGTTGCTCCTAAAGCTCTTCTAATTCCTATTTCTTTTGTACGTTCTTTTACAGTAATCAATAAAATATTACCAATTGCAAAAACACCCGCAATTAAGGTTGCTATACCTACAAACCATGTTAAAAACTGCATACCAGTTAAAAAACCTGTAACCTGTTTAATTCGTTCTCCTAAATTAAAGCCTCTAAACGCTCTATTATCATCTGGGTTAATTTTATGTAAATTTTTAAGCAATAGTTTTACATCTGCCTCTAACTGAACAATATCAACCCCATCTTTACCAGTAACCACCATCCATTCAAATTTATCGCCTTTATTATAAACTAATTTAAATGTACTAAAAGGAATGTGAACGTTATTTTTACCTTCAAATCTACCAGCTGTATAAACACCAACTACTTTATAATTGATACCACTTACTTTTAAGTATGTACCTATAGACTCTTCATTTTTGTCGTATAATTCTTTATAAACTCCTTCACTAATAACACAAATCTTTTTATTCTCATCCATGTCACTTTGGTTGATAAACCTACCTTCTATTAAGTTCTTTTTCTGAACCTGGTCTATTAAAGGAAAATCTCCAAAAACGGTAAAATTACCTGTTTTTAAACCGTGTATTACTTGTCCTCCAGTAGCATTTCTAGGCACTACAAACTGAATACCATCTACTTCTGTTCTAATTTTATCAACATCGCTAAGCGTTAAGTTAATTTGCCTTCCTTCTTGAAAACCTTTAAAAGGCATCGAAGTTTTACTACCAGACATAAAAACACTATTAGTTGCAAAATCGCCAAACATACCGTTAAAACTGTTTTCGATTCCCTTGGCTGCACCTAATAAACCTACTAATAAAAGTATTCCCCAAAATGCACCAAAAATGGTAATTGCAGTTCTACCTTTATTCTTTCGAATACTACCGTAAATTTCTTGCCAAGTATCTTTTTCAAATAAAAATCTCATAGTTAATCTGAGTTTAATGCTACTACTGGTTTAATTCTTGCTGCTTTTTTGGCGGGTAAATATCCTGCAATTAAACCTGCACAAACTAGTGTTAATGTTGCTCCAATAACTACAGGTTGAGAAACACTTGGGTTTAGAATAAAATATTTTTCTAAACTAGGTCCGGCAATTTCTAAAATACCTATTCCTATTAACAAACCTACATAACCAGAAATTGCGGTAATAAAAACAGCTTCTTGCATAATCATAGCAACAATCATTTTTGGTGTAGCACCCACTGCTTTTCTAATTCCTAATTCTTTAGTTCTTTCTTTAACTATGTAAACCATAATATTACTTATACCTACAACACCTGCTATTAATGTACCTAAACCTATTACTAGAATTAAAATACTTAAGCCAAACATCATCCCAGATACCTCTTTATTATTGGTTGCGTAATTATCTAAGCCAATTCCTCTTTGGTCATTTGGTGATACATTATGTTTTTTCTTTAATTCTCTGTGCATTTTACTACTAAATGCAATGGCTTCATCAATACTTAAAGCTGGATTATAGGTAATACCAAAATCATCTATATAATCATTATTGCCATACATTTTTTGCATGGTTGTAAATGGCGTATAAATATATCTTTCATCGCTATCTCCTCCCGGATCAGAGAAAACACCTATTACTTTATACATGATTCCTCCAATATTCAATTGTTTTCCAAAAGCACTTAATTGACCAAATAAATCTTTTTCTACCATTCTACCTATTACTACAACTTTACCTTTTTCTTGTATATCTCTATAATTTAAAAAACGTCCTTCTGTAACTTCTGCAGATTCTAATACATAATATTCTGGATACACACCTCTTACCGTGTAAGTATCTTTTTCATCTTTATAAACAACATCTGCAGATCTTTGAATTCTAGGACTTATCGTTTGAATTTTATCCCCAAAATTGTCTTTAATAAAGGTGAAATCATCATTTTTAAACTGAATTTTTCTACCTATTTGATTTCCTTTATATGCTTTTGTAGTGTTATTAGTCCAAATATAAATAGAGTTCATTGCATCTTTAGCAAACTCATTTTTAAAGGTATTTTGAAGTCCATTACCAATACCAAAAAGTAAGGTAAAAAGTAAGATAGCAAATGCAACAGTAAATCCAGATAATGCAGAACGCAACTTGTTTTTACTGATACTTTGAAATATTTCTCTCCAACGATCTAAATCAAACATAATTAAACAGTTTTAGATGCATTTGTATATTCATCACTAATAATAAGACCGTCTTTTAAACGTACAATTCTTTTGGTTTGTTCTGCAACTTCCTCTTCATGCGTAATAACAAACACCGTCATACCTTCATTATTAATGTCTTTTAATAATTGCATTACAGAATCTGTGGTTGTAGAATCTAATGCTCCGGTTGGCTCATCTGCTAAAACTACTTTTGGTTTTGTAACCAAAGCTCTTGCAATGGCAACACGTTGTTTTTGCCCTCCAGAAAGTTCGTTTGGTAAATGGTTTGCCCAATCTTTTAAACCTACTTTATCTAAATACTCTAAAGCAATCTGCATGCGTTCTTTTCTTGCAATTCCTTTATAATACAAAGGAAGCGCTACATTTTCTAAAGCTGTTTTGTAAGAAATAAGATTAAATGATTGAAAAACAAACCCTAAAAATTTATTTCTAAGAATAGCTGCTTTTTTCTCGTTTAAGTTCTTTATTAATTGTCCATTTAGGTAATAATCACCTTCATCATGTTCATCTAATAAACCAACAATATTTAATAATGTAGATTTCCCCGAACCAGAAGACCCCATAATAGAAACAAACTCGCCTTCTTTTATATGTAAATCTATACCTTTTAAAACATGTAGAGAATCTTTACCAATTGGGTAAGATTTGTGTAGTTTTTCTATTCTAATCATTGGTTGGTTAATTTTAAACTAATATATTGAAAGTGATAAACTGCCTTTACTAATTTTATGTTAAAACAAAATTCATTTTATTCGAATACAAACATAAGACGAGTAATTAAAAAAAATGTTACAATAAAATAATTATTTTTCTAAAATATTTCTGCTTTCGCAGGATTTACCTCGTAAACGAAACTACTTTAAAAACCCAAGTAGATTTCTTTCGGTTTCGAAAAAAAGATAAAGTACCTTTGTTCCTTAACTTTTTTTGAAGTACTAGAATGATTGATTTACCCAAAGACAAAAAGATTATTTTATTTGATGGCGTTTGTAATTTGTGCAATACTTCTGTTTTAAAAGTAATTAAATACGACACAAAAAACACCTTTTTATTTACAGCCTTACAGTCTGATAAAGGTAAAGAAATCATCTGTCAATTAGGTATTGATGTTTCTAAAATTGACTCTATTATTTTATATGAACCTGGTGTTTCTTATGAAGTAAAATCTACAGCGGCTTTAAAAATCATGAGTGACTTTG is a genomic window containing:
- a CDS encoding ABC transporter permease; protein product: MRFLFEKDTWQEIYGSIRKNKGRTAITIFGAFWGILLLVGLLGAAKGIENSFNGMFGDFATNSVFMSGSKTSMPFKGFQEGRQINLTLSDVDKIRTEVDGIQFVVPRNATGGQVIHGLKTGNFTVFGDFPLIDQVQKKNLIEGRFINQSDMDENKKICVISEGVYKELYDKNEESIGTYLKVSGINYKVVGVYTAGRFEGKNNVHIPFSTFKLVYNKGDKFEWMVVTGKDGVDIVQLEADVKLLLKNLHKINPDDNRAFRGFNLGERIKQVTGFLTGMQFLTWFVGIATLIAGVFAIGNILLITVKERTKEIGIRRALGATPNKVRQQIILESLFLTLLAGSLGIIGGGLILMLLDNFVDFLVNPTVDIPIVLIAYTVLVVLGTLIGFIPAYMATIVKPIDALREE
- a CDS encoding ABC transporter permease yields the protein MFDLDRWREIFQSISKNKLRSALSGFTVAFAILLFTLLFGIGNGLQNTFKNEFAKDAMNSIYIWTNNTTKAYKGNQIGRKIQFKNDDFTFIKDNFGDKIQTISPRIQRSADVVYKDEKDTYTVRGVYPEYYVLESAEVTEGRFLNYRDIQEKGKVVVIGRMVEKDLFGQLSAFGKQLNIGGIMYKVIGVFSDPGGDSDERYIYTPFTTMQKMYGNNDYIDDFGITYNPALSIDEAIAFSSKMHRELKKKHNVSPNDQRGIGLDNYATNNKEVSGMMFGLSILILVIGLGTLIAGVVGISNIMVYIVKERTKELGIRKAVGATPKMIVAMIMQEAVFITAISGYVGLLIGIGILEIAGPSLEKYFILNPSVSQPVVIGATLTLVCAGLIAGYLPAKKAARIKPVVALNSD
- a CDS encoding thiol-disulfide oxidoreductase DCC family protein; the encoded protein is MIDLPKDKKIILFDGVCNLCNTSVLKVIKYDTKNTFLFTALQSDKGKEIICQLGIDVSKIDSIILYEPGVSYEVKSTAALKIMSDFGGIWNLSRIFLFLPEGFRNYVYDYIAKNRYKWFGKKESCMIPTPELNKKFL
- a CDS encoding ABC transporter ATP-binding protein, whose protein sequence is MIRIEKLHKSYPIGKDSLHVLKGIDLHIKEGEFVSIMGSSGSGKSTLLNIVGLLDEHDEGDYYLNGQLIKNLNEKKAAILRNKFLGFVFQSFNLISYKTALENVALPLYYKGIARKERMQIALEYLDKVGLKDWANHLPNELSGGQKQRVAIARALVTKPKVVLADEPTGALDSTTTDSVMQLLKDINNEGMTVFVITHEEEVAEQTKRIVRLKDGLIISDEYTNASKTV
- a CDS encoding efflux RND transporter periplasmic adaptor subunit, translated to MKKVIIFGGIAVALIAVLIWFGKKNSASPIEYKTEKAFKATIIRKSVATGKVTPLEEVEIKPQIAGIIDKIVVEEGAIVKAGDLLATVRVVPNEQSLTSAKGRINSVQIQLNNAKIQYNRNKNLFDKGVISRQEFETLELSYNQAQNDLRNAQNDYQIIKKGSAGSSGANTNIRATTSGMVVEIPVKKGYQVVETNGFSAGTTIATIADMTKMIFEGKVDESEVGKLVKGTKIEISLGAIENKKFPAVLNFIAPKGTEEAGAVQFKIKADVSLDDEHFIRAGYSANAEIVLEKKDSVLSIKESLLQFDRKTELPYVEIKNAEGKFDKKDVKLGTSDGVNVEILEGVTKDDDIKVWNKTSKEEDEKNNN